From the genome of Brevibacterium sp. JSBI002, one region includes:
- a CDS encoding aminotransferase class I/II-fold pyridoxal phosphate-dependent enzyme gives MRIPLCLPSVGVLEEQAIVAALRSGWVAPAGPQLDEFESRLAAVTGRKHAVAVSSGTAALHLALLSQGIGAGDRVAVPTLTFAATVNAVHYVGAEPVFIDCDEAGLMDTSVLEVACSEALSSERPIRAVLPVDLYGTPADYQRIVRIAETYGAVVVSDAAESLGAGTCESPAGSFGAVAALSFNGNKIITTSSGGAVLCSDLETAERVRYLSTQARQPVLHYEHTEVGYNYRLSNLLAAVGIAQLDRLGAIVSKKREHHQGYARALAHVAGLDLLTPADGNCWMSVLIVGPDSGTDAWTLGESLLQRGIETRPVFKPMHLQPVHAGCDLRYITGRAEALYRTGLALPSSTDLTTDDRNTVAAEIAAAIGEAVTV, from the coding sequence ATGCGGATTCCCCTCTGCCTGCCCTCCGTGGGCGTGCTGGAAGAACAGGCGATCGTCGCTGCACTGCGGTCGGGCTGGGTGGCCCCGGCCGGTCCCCAGCTCGACGAGTTCGAGTCGCGGCTGGCAGCTGTCACGGGCCGTAAGCATGCGGTGGCGGTGAGCTCCGGAACCGCGGCGCTGCACCTTGCGCTGCTCTCGCAGGGAATCGGAGCCGGCGACCGAGTGGCGGTTCCGACCCTCACCTTCGCCGCGACGGTCAACGCCGTGCACTATGTGGGCGCTGAACCGGTCTTCATCGACTGCGACGAGGCGGGGCTGATGGACACATCCGTCCTCGAAGTGGCCTGCTCTGAGGCGCTGTCCTCGGAACGACCGATCCGGGCGGTGCTTCCTGTCGACCTCTACGGCACTCCGGCCGACTATCAGCGGATCGTGCGCATCGCCGAGACATACGGCGCCGTCGTCGTCTCCGACGCTGCCGAGTCGTTGGGAGCCGGAACCTGCGAGTCCCCCGCCGGATCGTTCGGGGCCGTTGCGGCGCTGTCCTTCAACGGCAACAAGATCATCACGACGTCGTCCGGCGGAGCGGTTCTGTGCTCAGACCTGGAGACCGCGGAACGGGTCCGCTACCTCTCTACACAGGCGAGGCAGCCGGTGCTCCACTATGAGCACACCGAGGTGGGGTACAACTACCGCCTGTCCAACCTCCTCGCGGCTGTGGGCATCGCACAGCTCGACCGGCTCGGGGCGATCGTTTCGAAGAAGCGCGAACACCACCAGGGATATGCTCGAGCGCTGGCTCACGTGGCCGGCCTGGACCTGCTCACTCCTGCTGACGGCAACTGCTGGATGAGTGTCCTCATCGTCGGCCCGGATTCGGGCACGGATGCGTGGACCCTGGGAGAGAGTCTGCTGCAGCGCGGAATCGAAACACGTCCGGTGTTCAAGCCGATGCATCTGCAGCCTGTCCACGCCGGCTGCGATCTGCGCTATATCACCGGACGCGCCGAAGCGCTGTATCGCACCGGTCTGGCGCTGCCCTCGAGCACAGATCTGACCACGGACGACAGGAACACGGTCGCGGCGGAGATCGCGGCCGCCATCGGAGAGGCGGTCACGGTATGA
- a CDS encoding glycosyltransferase, whose translation MRIGLLASTGGMLDSFFIEIAESWRSHGHDVSFAAGTPMDAARATVIPGLSRRPDLRMLRALSGLSQWSKRESLDVIVTNSATASALVRLAGGTAPVVYFCHGLHWNETRSIGDRVWPLIERALLPRTDGIISLNSDDQRWFAARFAGRPQLHLSTGVGLDLLDYPVRPLPEGPLRLCWIGEFSDRKRPHLALDIAAHLHSTGLTFRLEMLGDGEFRPEIRAEIESRGLSGIVTANGTGDAAAALERSHALVHTSQWEGLPRVMLESLAMGCPSYAFDVKGVRDIPLARLTADGDTEALAARICADWTSGRLLEPISFDRGALDYSHAADGILRFLPSLVGNGADSPAGGEATSCRMS comes from the coding sequence GTGAGAATCGGACTGTTGGCCAGCACAGGTGGGATGTTGGACTCGTTCTTCATCGAGATCGCGGAGTCATGGCGCTCGCACGGCCATGATGTCAGCTTCGCAGCGGGAACGCCGATGGACGCGGCTCGGGCGACGGTGATCCCCGGGCTCTCCCGCCGTCCCGATCTGCGCATGCTCAGAGCGCTGTCCGGACTGAGTCAGTGGTCGAAGCGTGAGAGTCTCGACGTCATCGTCACAAACTCGGCGACCGCCTCGGCGCTGGTGAGACTGGCCGGCGGAACTGCCCCGGTCGTCTACTTCTGCCACGGTCTCCATTGGAATGAGACTCGCTCGATCGGAGATCGGGTCTGGCCGCTCATCGAACGCGCTCTGCTGCCGCGCACAGACGGCATCATCTCGTTGAACTCCGACGATCAGCGCTGGTTCGCCGCCCGATTCGCCGGCCGTCCGCAACTGCACCTGTCGACAGGAGTCGGCCTCGATCTGCTCGACTATCCGGTGAGGCCGTTGCCGGAAGGCCCTCTCCGGCTCTGCTGGATCGGGGAGTTCTCCGACCGGAAACGCCCCCACCTGGCCCTCGACATCGCTGCGCACCTGCACAGCACCGGTCTGACCTTCCGCCTGGAGATGCTCGGAGACGGCGAGTTCCGCCCCGAGATCCGCGCAGAGATCGAGAGTCGGGGCCTGTCCGGAATCGTCACCGCGAACGGGACCGGCGATGCCGCGGCCGCTCTCGAGCGCAGCCATGCCTTGGTGCACACCTCGCAATGGGAGGGGCTCCCCCGAGTCATGCTGGAGAGTCTGGCGATGGGATGTCCCAGCTATGCCTTCGATGTCAAAGGGGTGCGCGATATTCCGCTGGCACGTCTGACCGCCGATGGCGACACCGAGGCGCTGGCCGCCCGCATCTGCGCTGATTGGACGTCAGGTCGGCTGCTGGAGCCGATCTCCTTCGATCGCGGCGCCCTCGACTACTCGCATGCGGCCGATGGGATTCTTCGGTTCCTGCCGTCCCTCGTCGGGAACGGAGCTGACTCACCGGCGGGGGGAGAGGCAACATCATGTCGAATGAGCTGA
- a CDS encoding lipopolysaccharide biosynthesis protein has protein sequence MNSSRSAFLLVTVGNIAVAGAQWYIVWLFALQSGPTAVGHYSTLIAMMTPVFIASQLGLRNLFVTLQRTVRWRIYLGCRLSTVGLSVLIIVGLVILGPDQIDSSLAWPLLLIKVSDSIGDLFYARLQKTERLFAFGLILITVALVSVAAVTIVVVATGSPVAALWAAAAVSFGGTAVTMWTASARPPETASEVKSRTTVSNEIRALVSAGIPMSMMQAVYSLLSYVPLAVVAWFGSPEDVGRYASAAYLVVFANLVGASIETVVLPRFRAVYESDGALFLRTRVKRLCTIGLLALAPFVVLAVFIGPWLLSAVYGADFELSRVSVLYLSLAAICTLPTYLASANLLVLNRYWATFFVGAAAIIAVLCGGGVAGSVGMPAVAAGSLAVLIGSAVRLIGEILCSKPRPDRIHTKPSTDGAPLGA, from the coding sequence GTGAATAGCTCTCGTTCGGCTTTCCTTCTCGTCACCGTGGGAAACATCGCCGTCGCAGGTGCGCAGTGGTACATCGTTTGGCTGTTCGCCCTGCAGAGCGGACCCACTGCTGTCGGTCACTATTCGACCCTCATCGCGATGATGACTCCCGTCTTCATCGCCTCCCAGCTGGGATTGCGCAATCTCTTCGTCACACTGCAGCGGACGGTTCGCTGGCGAATATACCTTGGCTGTCGATTGTCGACCGTCGGGCTGTCGGTGCTCATCATCGTCGGGCTGGTCATATTGGGGCCGGATCAGATCGACAGTTCTCTCGCGTGGCCTCTGCTGCTGATCAAGGTCAGCGATTCGATCGGAGACCTGTTCTACGCGCGGCTGCAGAAGACCGAACGTCTCTTCGCCTTCGGTCTCATTCTCATCACCGTGGCTCTTGTCAGCGTTGCTGCTGTAACCATAGTCGTCGTTGCCACCGGTTCGCCGGTCGCCGCCTTGTGGGCAGCCGCAGCGGTTTCGTTCGGAGGAACGGCGGTCACGATGTGGACCGCCTCTGCTCGCCCTCCTGAAACGGCGAGCGAGGTGAAGTCTCGGACCACGGTCAGCAACGAGATCAGGGCACTCGTCTCCGCTGGCATCCCGATGTCGATGATGCAGGCAGTCTATTCCCTGCTGTCCTATGTCCCCTTGGCAGTCGTCGCCTGGTTCGGTTCGCCGGAAGATGTCGGTCGCTATGCCTCGGCTGCCTATCTGGTGGTCTTCGCAAATCTGGTGGGTGCCTCGATCGAGACAGTGGTGTTGCCGCGCTTTCGCGCCGTCTATGAGTCCGACGGCGCACTTTTCCTGCGCACAAGGGTCAAGAGGCTGTGTACGATCGGGCTGCTCGCCCTCGCCCCATTCGTCGTTCTCGCCGTGTTCATCGGTCCTTGGCTGCTGTCTGCGGTCTATGGTGCTGACTTCGAGCTCAGTCGAGTCTCCGTGCTCTATCTTTCCCTGGCAGCCATCTGCACACTCCCGACCTACCTGGCTTCGGCGAACCTGCTGGTCCTCAACCGATATTGGGCGACCTTCTTCGTCGGTGCCGCAGCGATCATCGCGGTACTGTGTGGCGGGGGTGTCGCCGGGTCGGTCGGGATGCCGGCGGTCGCCGCAGGCAGCCTCGCAGTGCTCATCGGTTCAGCGGTCCGGCTGATCGGAGAGATCCTGTGCTCGAAGCCTCGACCCGACAGGATTCACACCAAGCCGTCCACAGACGGTGCACCGCTAGGTGCCTGA
- a CDS encoding polysaccharide biosynthesis tyrosine autokinase, which translates to MKIPQLFRLLRRHLIMLIVMLLAGGAAGFGVYSLLPPSYSARTELFVSVPTSGDPYEMRMASDFIKERIQTYVGMVGTESVLEPVITDLELNTTPGELASQVEAISDPETVLITVQASAGDADSAARLSTAVSRSLTERISMLENPGKTDSSAIDLIEANEAVSPQRPDGLPRWLFIPIGALFGLAAGIAIAVIRGTYDNVVRTKTDLTAVTEAPLLAAVPEDREIIYRSNRDEPAIGGVRGESILRLRTNLRFAHVDEDSTVLLVASSRPGEGKTTIGIDLAVASARAGQSVVIVDADLRRPSVAPRLGLEGAAGLTTALVSGLGLDELLQTWGDDDLHVLAAGEIPPNPTELLETRAMAELVAELAGRFDLVIIDGPPLLPVADGLVLSKLASRTLLVAAAGQVKARTVAESVRALDELEAPIGLVLNRVQMSSAEVDRHRTYGIRAVVPDEPQEAEYSDDRERSAASVRTSGEEAVGTETRPMPLVPDEGFSRS; encoded by the coding sequence ATGAAAATCCCACAGCTCTTTCGCCTTCTCCGCCGTCACCTCATTATGCTCATCGTCATGCTGCTCGCCGGCGGAGCAGCCGGGTTCGGGGTCTATTCCCTTCTGCCGCCTTCCTACTCTGCGCGGACCGAACTGTTCGTGTCCGTGCCGACTTCGGGCGATCCGTACGAAATGCGCATGGCCTCCGACTTCATCAAGGAGAGGATTCAGACCTACGTGGGAATGGTCGGCACCGAATCCGTACTCGAGCCGGTGATCACCGACCTCGAGCTCAATACGACTCCGGGGGAGTTGGCCTCACAAGTAGAGGCGATCAGCGATCCGGAGACAGTGCTCATCACAGTCCAGGCCAGCGCCGGCGATGCTGATAGTGCCGCGCGACTGTCGACAGCGGTCTCCCGCAGTCTGACGGAGCGGATCAGCATGCTCGAGAATCCGGGGAAAACCGATTCATCGGCCATCGATCTCATAGAAGCGAACGAGGCTGTGTCGCCTCAGCGGCCTGACGGACTGCCGCGTTGGCTGTTCATTCCCATCGGTGCTCTGTTCGGCCTGGCGGCGGGAATCGCCATCGCGGTGATACGGGGAACTTACGACAACGTCGTACGAACGAAGACTGATCTGACGGCGGTCACCGAGGCACCTCTGTTGGCCGCTGTGCCGGAAGATCGCGAGATCATCTACCGCTCGAACAGAGATGAGCCCGCGATCGGAGGAGTCCGCGGTGAATCCATTCTGCGGCTGCGCACGAACCTCCGCTTCGCGCATGTCGACGAAGACAGTACGGTGCTCCTGGTCGCGTCTTCACGGCCGGGTGAGGGCAAGACGACGATCGGGATCGACCTGGCGGTCGCCAGTGCCCGCGCCGGACAGAGCGTCGTCATCGTCGACGCCGATCTGCGTCGACCGTCCGTGGCGCCACGTCTGGGGCTGGAGGGCGCGGCAGGGCTGACGACCGCCTTGGTCAGCGGACTCGGTCTCGATGAGCTGCTGCAGACATGGGGCGACGACGATCTGCACGTATTGGCTGCTGGTGAGATTCCGCCCAATCCCACCGAGCTGCTCGAAACGCGAGCGATGGCCGAACTCGTGGCCGAACTTGCAGGGAGATTCGACCTTGTCATCATTGACGGTCCACCGCTGCTGCCGGTGGCTGACGGTCTCGTCCTGTCCAAACTGGCCAGTCGGACGCTCCTCGTCGCCGCAGCCGGACAGGTCAAAGCGAGGACTGTCGCAGAGTCGGTGCGAGCACTCGATGAGTTGGAGGCTCCGATCGGGTTGGTGCTCAACCGAGTGCAGATGTCGAGTGCGGAAGTCGATCGGCACAGAACTTACGGAATCCGCGCCGTGGTACCGGATGAGCCGCAAGAGGCGGAATACTCGGATGATCGAGAACGATCGGCCGCCTCGGTGAGGACATCCGGGGAGGAAGCAGTCGGTACTGAGACCAGGCCCATGCCGTTGGTTCCCGACGAGGGCTTCTCCCGATCATGA
- a CDS encoding polysaccharide biosynthesis tyrosine autokinase, which produces MSIVDYVRILRKNAVLLSVMITVGGLCAGAAFLLQPREYTSQTELFVSTVEAANPDQKQIASAFVQERLRTYVDLANSRKVLEPVIRELSLDFTPVELDDKVSASSDHGTVLLTVDATAASPGQAALLSESVANNLTKTITDLESRHGKAQSGIRLAVANDAIVPVSPDGPAWWLYVTIGMLLGAALGIAGALFRSAVDSKIREISGIREITNAPILGSLPMHSDSSSRTGLPALRQDTPYDEAIRRLRTNLRFVRVEDSSNILAVTSSIPSEGKTSTCIELAVSLAQSGQRVALVDVDLRQPAVADRLGLENSAGLTTALVGAADVHDLLQPWGQDELYVLTAGDSVANPVELIESRAMAKLMAVLGNDFDTVLLDCPPVLPVTDGLLLAKSAGRIVHVVAVNQASRNELDEALQDLSVVDTPLSLVVNKVPLGHADLNGYTVSYTSAPQERTAEPQLVPSGGRSGHEHTILAERTASGNWMSDQLGSDSTAHIPRRWPVTEPGSGRQQDATANQRSATLARRLGKRAKRRSGPEHRS; this is translated from the coding sequence ATGAGTATCGTCGACTATGTGCGGATCCTGCGCAAGAACGCCGTTCTGCTGTCGGTGATGATTACAGTTGGCGGACTGTGCGCCGGAGCCGCGTTCCTCTTGCAGCCGCGTGAATACACGTCCCAGACCGAACTGTTCGTTTCGACGGTCGAAGCTGCGAATCCGGACCAGAAGCAGATCGCCTCCGCCTTCGTCCAAGAACGGCTGCGCACGTATGTCGACCTTGCGAACTCACGCAAAGTGCTCGAACCGGTCATTCGTGAGCTCAGCCTGGACTTCACTCCTGTGGAACTGGACGACAAAGTCTCGGCTTCGTCGGATCACGGGACCGTTCTGCTGACTGTCGACGCCACCGCCGCCTCGCCGGGCCAAGCAGCGCTGCTGTCCGAGTCGGTGGCGAACAATCTCACGAAGACGATCACCGACCTCGAATCCAGGCATGGCAAAGCCCAGTCGGGAATCAGGCTGGCGGTTGCCAATGACGCGATCGTACCGGTGTCCCCAGACGGACCTGCCTGGTGGCTGTACGTGACCATCGGCATGCTGCTCGGAGCCGCCCTCGGCATCGCCGGCGCATTGTTCCGGTCGGCTGTGGACTCGAAGATCCGCGAAATCTCCGGTATCCGAGAGATCACGAACGCGCCGATCCTCGGATCACTGCCGATGCACAGCGACTCCTCGTCCCGGACTGGACTGCCGGCGCTTCGCCAGGACACCCCATACGACGAGGCAATACGACGGCTGAGGACGAACCTGCGTTTCGTGCGGGTCGAGGACTCGAGCAACATCCTGGCTGTCACTTCGTCGATCCCATCAGAAGGAAAGACCTCTACCTGCATCGAACTTGCCGTATCTCTGGCTCAGTCCGGGCAGCGCGTTGCTCTCGTCGACGTCGATCTGCGTCAGCCGGCCGTTGCCGATCGACTCGGATTGGAGAACTCAGCCGGGCTGACGACGGCGCTGGTCGGGGCCGCCGACGTCCACGATCTGCTGCAACCCTGGGGTCAGGACGAACTCTATGTCCTCACCGCCGGAGACAGCGTCGCCAATCCTGTCGAACTCATCGAATCAAGGGCGATGGCCAAACTCATGGCAGTCTTGGGCAACGACTTCGACACTGTCCTCCTCGATTGCCCACCGGTGCTGCCGGTCACGGACGGTCTGCTTCTCGCGAAGTCCGCCGGACGGATCGTCCACGTCGTCGCAGTGAACCAAGCTTCCCGCAATGAACTCGACGAAGCTCTGCAGGATCTTTCCGTGGTCGACACGCCTCTCAGCCTCGTCGTCAACAAGGTTCCCCTCGGCCATGCCGACCTCAACGGATACACAGTGTCCTATACTTCGGCTCCGCAGGAACGAACGGCAGAGCCGCAGTTGGTGCCGTCCGGCGGCCGGTCGGGGCACGAGCATACGATTCTTGCGGAGCGAACAGCTTCAGGCAACTGGATGTCGGATCAGCTCGGCTCGGATTCCACGGCTCATATTCCCCGGAGGTGGCCCGTAACCGAACCAGGGTCAGGACGACAGCAAGACGCAACGGCCAACCAGCGCTCAGCGACGCTTGCGAGAAGACTCGGCAAACGAGCGAAGCGTCGGTCCGGACCTGAGCATCGGAGCTGA
- a CDS encoding glycosyltransferase family 2 protein, whose amino-acid sequence MSNELISVVVPVYNGQRYLADCLRSVLSQCHGELELIVVDDGSTDSTPAIIEGFAMADDRVVRLLADHGGASRARNAALDVARGEWVMFVDADDEMLSTCLLTAVAGVDCSGVDVVTFETTGDPLDLAEARDRALVPRHMCASERVRSSRPQRVLDPDYLVPRIADESLNTVWNKAYRRRTLMRSGARFPVGISLGEDLLFNLAVARGAVSAVHLPLLGYYYRRDNSASVTRQFHPGKHEELMGVNDALQEFASELGSTRLRAAAGYIRAKNAVSSTRDLHHLECPFTLRKKLSTARGYRDSAPHVSVGGLGTVQQTFGTAYNLVGHRSLFALTWLLAAQGLRRRAAVRSA is encoded by the coding sequence ATGTCGAATGAGCTGATCTCGGTCGTCGTTCCCGTCTACAACGGACAGCGCTACCTCGCGGACTGCCTGCGATCGGTGCTCAGTCAGTGCCATGGGGAACTCGAACTCATCGTCGTCGATGACGGCTCCACCGATTCCACACCGGCGATCATCGAGGGTTTCGCCATGGCAGACGACCGCGTGGTGCGTCTTCTCGCCGACCACGGCGGGGCGTCGAGGGCGCGCAATGCCGCTCTCGACGTCGCCCGCGGCGAATGGGTCATGTTCGTCGATGCCGATGACGAGATGCTCAGCACCTGTCTGCTCACCGCCGTCGCCGGCGTCGACTGTTCAGGAGTCGATGTGGTCACGTTCGAGACCACCGGCGACCCGCTCGACCTCGCCGAGGCGCGCGATCGGGCGCTGGTTCCCCGGCATATGTGCGCGAGCGAGAGGGTCCGGAGCAGCCGCCCCCAGCGAGTGCTCGATCCCGACTATCTGGTCCCGCGGATCGCCGACGAATCACTCAACACCGTCTGGAACAAGGCCTACCGCCGTCGGACCCTCATGCGGTCCGGCGCGCGTTTTCCCGTCGGGATCAGCCTGGGCGAGGATCTGCTGTTCAACCTCGCGGTCGCTCGCGGGGCAGTCTCCGCGGTCCATCTGCCTCTGCTCGGGTACTACTACCGCCGGGACAACTCGGCATCGGTGACTCGACAGTTCCACCCCGGCAAACACGAAGAGCTGATGGGCGTCAACGATGCGCTCCAGGAATTCGCCTCCGAACTGGGTTCGACCAGGCTGCGGGCCGCGGCCGGCTACATCAGGGCCAAGAACGCGGTGTCCTCGACCAGGGACCTCCATCATCTGGAGTGCCCATTCACCCTGCGGAAGAAGCTGTCGACTGCCCGAGGGTATCGAGATTCGGCGCCGCATGTGAGCGTCGGCGGTTTGGGAACGGTGCAACAGACCTTCGGGACCGCCTACAACCTCGTCGGCCACCGTTCGCTGTTCGCCCTCACGTGGCTGTTGGCTGCGCAGGGACTCCGGAGGCGAGCCGCAGTGCGGTCGGCCTGA
- a CDS encoding SDR family NAD(P)-dependent oxidoreductase, which translates to MKTLNELPAPLPAPGEPQRRRLYSSSFGLACMDAAALIVSWFLVVSLFGRVWGGEFFLLLPMLIIGQLVLGYLLSLYRNRYQLGSDHELRNQGMVAAILFTGTSLAGVVAEYREDIPWLLLALLFAQAIMVFGRQLIRVLRQLRLIPVSGEPVVIVGAGDLGASLVTQMMADPLSPYRPVAIVDDDPRKLRQLIHGVPVRGSTSSIAEVVAASDAAGVIVGISEAPAQVFASLVQRLDSEQIWVRAVPSPLDMLSSDVGISDIRDLDVTDLIGRPAAEPESEQISRLVEGRTVLVTGAGGSIGSELCRIISRHNPSRLIMLDRDESELHALCMSLEGRALMDSPDLVLADIRDFQALDRAFAELKPDIVVHAAALKHLPMLESYPAEGWKTNVHGSLNVLRAAQKHGVGRFVNISTDKAANPSSELGRSKFVAERFTAHFAAATGLPYVSVRFGNVLGSRGSVLISFTDQIRRGGPLTVTHPDVTRFFMTIPEACLLVLRAAALGSSGQTQVLDMGEPVRIVDLAKRLMAVTGRTCPIIYTGLRVGEKLNEELFSPEELDRTSTNGVSWTVDVPPLDPDSVPEPAASLEDIRSCYLSTVDAAEAPSAAAAVGPVDGPGVDAPASTVTDSGELPVIDVDHGTQTLGLSAQGRA; encoded by the coding sequence GTGAAAACTCTCAATGAACTCCCAGCGCCCCTGCCAGCTCCCGGCGAGCCTCAGCGCCGCCGGCTCTACTCCAGCTCTTTCGGGCTCGCCTGCATGGACGCGGCGGCCCTCATCGTGTCGTGGTTCCTCGTCGTCTCTCTCTTCGGGCGGGTCTGGGGAGGTGAGTTCTTCCTGCTTCTGCCGATGCTGATCATCGGTCAGCTGGTTCTCGGCTATCTGCTCTCGCTGTACCGGAACCGGTACCAGCTCGGTTCCGATCACGAGCTGCGCAATCAGGGAATGGTCGCAGCCATCCTCTTCACCGGCACTTCTCTGGCGGGTGTCGTGGCCGAATACCGCGAGGACATCCCCTGGCTGCTGCTGGCGCTTCTCTTCGCGCAGGCGATCATGGTCTTCGGCCGACAGCTCATCCGGGTGCTCAGGCAGCTGCGCCTCATTCCGGTCTCCGGGGAGCCGGTCGTCATCGTCGGCGCCGGAGACCTCGGGGCCTCCCTCGTCACGCAGATGATGGCCGATCCGCTCAGCCCGTACCGGCCCGTCGCGATCGTCGATGACGACCCCCGAAAGCTCCGACAGCTCATCCACGGCGTTCCCGTCCGAGGGTCGACCTCCTCTATCGCCGAGGTGGTCGCCGCCTCCGATGCCGCCGGTGTGATCGTCGGCATCTCCGAAGCTCCCGCACAGGTGTTCGCATCACTGGTGCAGCGTCTCGACTCGGAGCAGATCTGGGTCCGCGCCGTGCCTTCACCGCTGGACATGCTCTCTTCGGACGTCGGCATCTCCGACATCCGCGACCTCGACGTCACCGACCTCATCGGCAGACCGGCGGCCGAGCCGGAGAGCGAGCAGATCTCTCGGCTCGTCGAAGGACGCACCGTCCTGGTCACCGGTGCGGGCGGATCGATCGGTTCGGAACTGTGCCGGATCATCTCCCGGCACAACCCCAGTCGGCTGATCATGCTCGACCGTGATGAGTCCGAGCTGCACGCGCTGTGCATGAGCCTCGAGGGACGAGCTCTGATGGATTCTCCGGATCTCGTCCTCGCCGATATCCGCGACTTTCAGGCTCTCGACCGTGCATTCGCCGAACTCAAACCGGACATCGTCGTCCACGCGGCCGCTCTCAAACATCTGCCGATGCTCGAGAGCTACCCCGCCGAAGGGTGGAAGACCAATGTGCACGGTTCTCTCAACGTGCTGCGAGCAGCGCAGAAACACGGTGTGGGACGCTTCGTCAACATCTCCACGGACAAGGCCGCGAATCCCAGCAGCGAGCTGGGACGGTCGAAGTTCGTCGCTGAGCGATTCACTGCACACTTCGCTGCGGCAACCGGTCTTCCCTACGTCTCGGTGCGGTTCGGAAACGTCCTCGGCTCTCGCGGATCGGTGCTCATCTCGTTCACCGACCAGATCCGACGCGGCGGACCGCTGACCGTGACGCACCCCGATGTCACACGGTTCTTCATGACCATCCCCGAGGCATGCCTGCTGGTCCTGCGTGCCGCGGCTCTGGGCAGCAGCGGGCAGACTCAGGTGCTCGACATGGGCGAACCTGTGCGCATCGTCGATCTCGCGAAGCGGCTGATGGCGGTGACGGGACGAACCTGCCCGATCATCTACACAGGGCTGCGCGTCGGGGAGAAGCTGAACGAAGAGCTCTTCTCCCCGGAAGAGCTCGACCGCACCTCGACGAACGGAGTGTCGTGGACCGTCGACGTGCCTCCGCTGGATCCTGATTCGGTGCCTGAACCGGCAGCCTCGCTCGAGGACATCCGAAGCTGCTACCTCAGCACGGTCGACGCCGCGGAAGCACCGTCGGCGGCTGCGGCCGTCGGGCCGGTGGACGGCCCCGGCGTCGACGCACCGGCATCGACGGTCACGGACTCCGGGGAGCTGCCCGTCATCGACGTCGATCACGGCACTCAGACCCTCGGGCTGAGCGCTCAGGGACGGGCGTGA
- a CDS encoding EpsG family protein — protein MIAIWFALTTVWVLMLVFSWRIPKLRHWSNAVLPLVSLVLINTIVAAVSNYEISDKAIYSMEFQILSFAPADEIFYTYTAEGREPAFLILSWLIGLFTHDPKVYFFVVALLGSTIMAAALLWLLRSAWQVTLVYYITFCFGFFTGYSSYLLRQGLSLAFIILGLVALCRRTRLWKMLVLLAVASLFHWSAIPAALFILGVRLLPKAPTAFLIAVWTLFSLLYLSGLNATLLAPFASSSEELETYTDPANADLYTGGTNRLDFWILGFCVVVFGYVVLRKFDNLPEWYGQLFHAFVLLNTYYLALGFVYYSDRVAAYSWSIVPLVLVVPALSLTGWKQGWSSVALMAGFLGWSEYIGLMDNMLKA, from the coding sequence ATGATCGCGATCTGGTTCGCCCTGACGACGGTCTGGGTGCTCATGTTGGTTTTCAGCTGGAGAATCCCGAAGCTGAGGCATTGGAGCAACGCGGTTCTTCCGCTGGTGTCCCTCGTGCTCATCAACACGATCGTCGCGGCAGTGAGCAACTACGAGATCTCCGATAAGGCGATCTACTCGATGGAGTTTCAGATCCTCAGCTTCGCCCCCGCTGATGAGATCTTCTACACCTACACTGCCGAAGGGCGCGAGCCGGCGTTCCTCATCCTCAGCTGGCTCATCGGCCTGTTCACTCACGACCCGAAGGTCTATTTCTTCGTCGTCGCACTGCTGGGGTCGACCATCATGGCTGCGGCGCTGCTGTGGCTGCTGCGATCTGCGTGGCAGGTCACGCTGGTGTACTACATCACCTTCTGCTTCGGCTTCTTCACCGGCTATTCGAGCTACCTTCTGCGGCAGGGGCTGTCATTGGCGTTCATCATTCTCGGGCTCGTCGCGCTGTGCCGGCGTACGCGACTGTGGAAGATGCTCGTGCTCTTGGCTGTTGCGTCTCTGTTCCACTGGTCGGCCATTCCTGCGGCGCTATTCATCCTCGGTGTCCGCCTCCTGCCGAAAGCACCGACTGCCTTCCTCATTGCAGTATGGACGCTGTTCTCGCTGCTGTACCTGTCGGGGCTGAACGCGACCTTGTTGGCGCCGTTCGCATCGTCGTCCGAAGAACTCGAGACCTATACCGACCCGGCAAACGCCGATCTCTACACAGGTGGTACGAACCGATTGGACTTCTGGATCCTCGGTTTCTGTGTCGTTGTATTCGGCTATGTCGTATTGCGCAAGTTCGACAATCTGCCCGAGTGGTATGGTCAGCTGTTCCACGCCTTCGTCCTGCTCAACACGTACTATCTGGCTCTGGGGTTCGTCTACTACAGCGACAGAGTGGCGGCATATTCTTGGTCGATCGTTCCACTGGTCCTGGTAGTGCCGGCACTCTCCCTCACAGGGTGGAAGCAGGGGTGGAGCAGCGTGGCGCTCATGGCCGGCTTCCTTGGTTGGAGCGAGTACATCGGCCTCATGGACAACATGCTCAAGGCCTGA